The Humulus lupulus chromosome 4, drHumLupu1.1, whole genome shotgun sequence genome has a window encoding:
- the LOC133832420 gene encoding uncharacterized protein LOC133832420 translates to MCLVDEMRTKGSHFTWTNKQANEDRIYSKLDIIFINEDWLDLFPHAEAVVNWEMLSDHCFCIIKLGATLNCGIKPFRFFNMWTSHDNFKEIVMQSWCKPSKGYGLERIVRKLGRLKQVLRKFNKSTVGDVVQNYNTVKDNYQAAQLSLQSDPHSSDFQRKERLEGRKVNRYGDDNTTYFHACLKQRRASNRITSFVNESGQLIKRFEDVVAHFVNHFQKIMGSQSNASVPIQRSCFRLGHRLSLDQQIFFIKPFTRKEVEDSLFIISPIKILGPDGYGSGFFKAMWKDMGAEISEAILDFFERGLLPEEMNKATISLIPKIETPTKAMDYWPIACCNTIYKCISKMLCGRLTKVLPSLVNQNQGAFVKNRLLAHNILILQDFIKGYTRKNISPRCLMKIDLSKAYDMLDWHFLEDILIAFCFPNRFIKWVMTCLKDTTYLILMNGRIQGGFRRKNGLRQGDHISPLLFVLVMEYFTRLLCQASMNKDFWYHPKCKNLKIDNLCFADDLTVSLSFSLASGLSANLKKSQVRAKMEEWLGRDIWPSMYEEWSSWMVGKPKGLKQKVAAAAMAAAVYMDWRNRNKCIFEFSSLPVGFVDQLIKYYLKNRLTRLPKLKVEKNDLAFFENFVQL, encoded by the exons ATGTGTTTGGTTGATGAGATGCGTACTAAAGGTTCTCATTTCACTTGGACAAACAAGCAAGCTAATGAGGACAGAATCTACTCTAAACTagacataatttttataaatgaagATTGGTTGGACTTATTCCCTCATGCTGAAGCTGTTGTTAACTGGGAAATGCTATCTGATCATTGTTTTTGTATTATCAAATTAGGAGCTACATTGAACTGTGGTATTAAaccttttagattttttaatatgTGGACTAGCCATGATAACTTTAAAGAGATAGTGATGCAGAGCTGGTGCAAGCCTAGTAAGGGTTATGGTTTGGAAAGAATAGTTAGGAAATTGGGTAGGCTCAAGCAGGTCCTTCGCAAGTTTAACAAGAGTACTGTGGGAGATGTTGTTCAGAATTATAATACTGTTAAGGATAACTACCAAGCTGCTCAATTGTCTCTTCAAAGTGACCCTCACTCTTCAGATTTTCAAAGAAAGGAAAGATTAGAAG GCAGAAAAGTAAATCGTTATGGTGATGATAATACGACATATTTTCACGCTTGTTTAAAACAGAGAAGGGCTTCTAACCGTATCACTTCATTTGTTAATGAGTCTGGTCAGTTAATTAAGAGGTTTGAGGATGTAGTGGCTCACTTTGTGAATCACTTTCAAAAAATTATGGGAAGCCAGAGTAATGCCTCGGTGCCTATTCAGAGGTCTTGTTTCAGACTTGGTCACAGGTTGTCTTTGGACCAacagattttttttataaagccATTTACTAGAAAAGAAGTGGAAGATTCTTTGTTTATTATTAGTCCAATTAAAATTCTGGGTCCGGATGGGTATGGATCAGGTTTTTTCAAAGCTATGTGGAAGGATATGGGAGCAGAAATTTCAGAGGCCATTCTTGATTTCTTTGAACGGGGTTTGCTGCCTGAAGAGATGAATAAGGCTACAATTTCTTTGATTCCTAAGATTGAAACCCCCACTAAGGCAATGGACTATTGGCCCATAGCATGTTGCAATACTATCTATAAATGTATTTCTAAAATGCTATGTGGTAGATTGACAAAGGTTCTTCCTAGTCTAGTTAATCAAAATCAAGGAGCGTTTGTTAAAAACAGATTGTTGGCGCATAATATTCTTATTCTTCAAGATTTTATTAAAGGTTATACAAGGAAAAACATCTCTCCTAGATGTTTGATGAAGATAGACCTGAGCAAAGCTTATGACATGTTAGATTGGCATTTTTTGGAGGATATTCTCATTGCTTTCTGTtttccaaacagatttatcaagTGGGTGATGACTTGTTTGAAGGATACTACTTATTTGATCTTAATGAATGGTAGGATTCAAGGGGGCTTTAGACGTAAGAATGGTCTTCGGCAAGGAGACCATATCTCTCCTTTGTTATTTGTGCTAGTAATGGAATATTTTACCCGGCTGCTCTGTCAAGCTTCCATGAACAAGGATTTCTGGTATCATCCAAAGTGTAAGAATCTGAAAATTGATAACCTGTGCTTTGCCGATGATTTG ACTGTTTCACTGAGTTTCAGCTTGGCATCTGGTCTGTCAGCCAATTTGAAGAAATCACAG GTTAGAGCAAAAATGGAGGAATGGCTGGGAAGGGATATTTGGCCGAGTATGTATGAGGAATGGAGCTCATGGATGGTTGGAAAGCCTAAGGGCCTGAAGCAAAAGGTAGCTGCTGCAGCTATGGCAGCTGCTGTGTATATGGATTGGAGGAACAGAAACAAATGTATCTTTGAATTTAGCTCACTGCCTGTAGGATTTGTTGATCAATTGATCAAGTATTATTTGAAAAATAGACTAACTAGGCTTCCTAAGCTGAAAGTTGAGAAAAATGACTTAGCTTTTTTTGAGAATTTTGTTCAGCTGTAA
- the LOC133832422 gene encoding uncharacterized protein LOC133832422 codes for MVYSFEPVYECFRKQALPSFEGKVNPMVAKDWLKSVEAIFDHMELNDHQRVSCAAHLLKIDARLWWEVVKETHDLNTMTWVDFAIAFGKMYYSTAVLATRVDEFVTLVQGNLPVTDYAQKFERLARFTHEIVSTEVMQIQRFMRLLKPMIVRNDKMTSVEVVSYAEVLDKALEAE; via the coding sequence ATGGTTTACAGTTTCGAGCCAGTCTATGAATGCTTTAGGAAGCAAGCCCTGCCTAGTTTCGAAGGGAAAGTCAACCCTATGGTGGCAAAAGATTGGCTGAAGTCAGTAGAAGCTATTTTTGACCACATGGAGCTGAACGACCATCAAAGGGTTTCGTGTGCAGCTCACCTACTCAAGATAGATGCAAGgttatggtgggaggtggtgaaGGAGACTCATGACTTGAACACTATGACCTGGGTAGATTTTGCTATAGCATTTGGCAAAATGTATTACAGTACAGCTGTATTGGCAACCAGGGTGGATGAGTTTGTGACTTTGGTTCAAGGAAACCTTCCCGTTACTGATTATGCTCAAAAGTTTGAAAGGCTGGCCAGGTTTACACATGAAATTGTATCAACTGAGGTCATGCAGATCCAAAGGTTtatgaggttacttaagcctatGATTGTTAGAAATGACAAGATGACCAGTGTTGAGGTGGTTAGTTACGCCGAGGTTTTGGATAAGGCACTTGAAGCTGAGTAA